In Bacteroidota bacterium, the following proteins share a genomic window:
- a CDS encoding T9SS type A sorting domain-containing protein, whose translation MKKLIKLIICLLLVDIGFSQPTFQMHTLTSSKPRSVFAIDIDNDGDIDVLSAYEGDMIVWFENFGNGNFSIQKVISNKVDWAASVFAIDIDGDSDNDVLSASYRDNKIAWYENEGNGNFGNQQIITSIAYNACSVFAIDLDNDLDNDVLSASFQDDKIAWYENDGSGNLGNQQVISNNADGASSVFATDLDGDGDIDVISTSQNDNKVAWYENDGSGNFGLEQIISNIADEAYSIFAIDLDGDSDIDVVNADFSGLNSKIVWYENDGFGNFVNQQILISGLSARPSSVFAIDMDNDSDNDILSALYLDDKIVWYENDGFGNFSGQQVISELADGASSVFAIDMDSDGDNDIFSASANDSKIAYYENDGNANFGTQEVISFTADGAYSVFATDIDNDVEKDILSASYFDDKIAWYKNAGNSCFQNQHIISTITDGASSILAIDLNGSGHKDVLYASSEDSTLAWYENGGYANFGALTIISNLLYNPKSVFSIDIDGDGDNDVISASFWDHRVCWFENDGFGNFSMELIINDSSLNPNSVFATDLDGDGDNDVITSFSSDKIIWHENDGTGNFINSTSIDNSLYLSDPSSVFAVDIDNDGDYDILSALRINNRTVWYENDGFGNFEPQQIVAFSVDIAESVFAIDIDNDGDNDVISSFWDNDKIVWSENDGFGNFSLPIIITNSADLVHSLYGKDLDGDGDNDILSASSNDDKIAWYENTLINFTDTVFICDKDSILINGIWISTVGNYSETLQNINGTDSTNVFYVDIHPTFHDFCTAEICENETYEFYGQVLDTAGTYSENFQTINGCDSIEELILIVNPLPTISIDPFNPDSVGLNSGLVNLPNVTPAGGTFSGTGVSGNFFDPTIVNLGTYWISYFYTDQNTGCSNSDSIQITVFDDTGIENPENPEVEIFPIPSTGIISVELSQSFENVKVYDALGNQIIKRKLTSGEKQFEIDLSKFPAGIYFIELENNEAKISRKIVILEK comes from the coding sequence ATGAAAAAATTAATAAAATTAATTATTTGTTTGTTGTTAGTAGATATCGGATTTTCTCAACCAACTTTTCAAATGCACACTTTAACTTCATCAAAACCTCGTTCAGTTTTTGCCATTGACATAGATAATGATGGTGACATTGACGTTCTCTCTGCATATGAAGGCGATATGATTGTTTGGTTCGAAAACTTTGGGAATGGAAATTTTAGCATTCAGAAAGTTATTTCTAATAAAGTTGATTGGGCAGCTTCGGTTTTTGCGATAGACATTGATGGAGATAGTGATAATGATGTCCTTTCAGCTTCTTACAGAGATAACAAAATCGCTTGGTATGAAAACGAGGGTAACGGAAATTTTGGAAATCAACAAATTATAACTAGCATAGCTTATAACGCATGTTCAGTTTTTGCTATTGATCTAGACAATGATTTGGACAATGATGTATTATCAGCTTCTTTTCAGGATGATAAAATTGCCTGGTATGAAAATGATGGGAGTGGAAATCTTGGTAACCAACAAGTAATTTCAAACAATGCAGATGGTGCAAGTTCGGTATTTGCAACAGATTTGGATGGAGATGGAGATATTGATGTAATTTCTACTTCACAAAATGATAATAAAGTTGCATGGTATGAAAATGATGGGAGTGGGAACTTTGGTTTAGAGCAGATTATTAGCAATATTGCTGACGAAGCATATTCAATTTTTGCAATAGATTTAGATGGTGATAGCGATATTGATGTAGTAAATGCAGATTTTTCTGGCCTAAATAGTAAAATTGTTTGGTATGAAAACGATGGATTTGGAAATTTTGTTAATCAACAAATATTAATATCAGGATTATCTGCAAGACCTTCTTCAGTTTTTGCGATAGATATGGACAATGATAGCGATAACGACATCCTTTCTGCGCTTTATCTTGATGATAAAATTGTTTGGTACGAAAACGATGGATTTGGAAATTTTAGTGGCCAGCAAGTAATTTCTGAACTTGCAGATGGTGCAAGTTCAGTGTTTGCAATTGATATGGATAGTGATGGTGATAATGATATTTTCTCTGCATCAGCAAATGATTCCAAAATTGCCTACTATGAAAATGATGGAAATGCTAATTTTGGAACACAAGAAGTTATTTCTTTCACAGCAGATGGTGCCTATTCAGTTTTTGCAACAGATATTGATAATGATGTAGAAAAAGACATTCTCTCAGCATCATATTTTGATGATAAAATAGCATGGTATAAAAATGCCGGAAATTCTTGTTTTCAAAATCAGCACATCATTTCTACAATAACAGATGGTGCTTCTTCCATATTAGCAATTGATTTAAATGGGAGCGGTCATAAAGATGTATTATATGCTTCATCTGAAGATAGTACACTTGCATGGTACGAAAATGGAGGATATGCAAATTTTGGAGCGCTAACAATTATTAGCAATCTGTTATATAATCCTAAGTCCGTTTTTTCAATAGATATAGATGGAGATGGAGATAATGATGTTATTTCTGCTTCTTTTTGGGATCATAGAGTTTGCTGGTTCGAGAATGATGGTTTTGGAAATTTTAGTATGGAGCTTATAATTAATGATTCGAGCTTAAACCCAAATTCTGTTTTTGCAACTGATTTGGATGGCGATGGCGACAATGATGTTATTACTAGTTTTAGCAGCGACAAAATAATTTGGCATGAAAATGATGGTACAGGCAATTTTATTAATTCTACAAGCATTGACAATTCACTATATTTGTCTGATCCTAGTTCTGTTTTTGCAGTAGATATAGACAATGATGGAGATTATGATATTCTATCTGCCTTAAGAATAAATAATAGAACTGTTTGGTATGAAAACGATGGTTTTGGAAATTTTGAACCACAACAAATAGTAGCTTTTTCTGTGGATATAGCAGAATCGGTATTTGCAATAGATATAGATAACGATGGTGATAATGATGTGATATCTTCATTTTGGGATAATGATAAAATTGTTTGGTCAGAAAATGATGGTTTTGGAAATTTCAGTCTTCCTATAATAATTACAAATTCTGCTGATTTAGTTCATTCTTTATATGGTAAAGATTTAGATGGTGATGGAGATAATGATATACTCTCCGCTTCCTCTAATGATGATAAAATTGCTTGGTATGAAAACACTTTGATTAATTTCACTGATACTGTTTTTATATGCGATAAGGATAGTATTTTAATAAATGGAATTTGGATTTCCACAGTAGGCAATTATTCTGAAACCTTACAAAACATTAATGGGACAGATAGCACAAATGTTTTTTATGTGGACATTCATCCAACCTTCCACGACTTTTGCACTGCCGAAATTTGTGAAAACGAAACATACGAATTTTATGGACAAGTTTTAGATACTGCCGGAACTTATTCAGAAAATTTCCAAACAATAAATGGTTGTGATAGTATCGAAGAATTGATTTTGATAGTAAATCCACTTCCAACAATTTCAATAGATCCATTCAATCCAGATTCTGTAGGCTTAAATTCAGGCTTGGTAAATCTACCAAACGTAACGCCTGCAGGTGGCACTTTTTCAGGAACAGGAGTTTCAGGCAACTTTTTCGACCCGACAATTGTTAACCTTGGTACTTACTGGATTTCGTATTTTTATACAGACCAAAACACCGGCTGCTCAAATTCCGATTCTATTCAAATCACAGTTTTTGATGATACAGGAATTGAAAATCCTGAAAATCCTGAAGTTGAAATTTTCCCAATTCCAAGCACCGGAATTATTTCGGTAGAATTAAGCCAAAGTTTTGAAAATGTGAAAGTTTACGATGCTTTGGGGAATCAAATTATTAAGCGAAAACTTACATCCGGCGAAAAACAATTTGAGATAGATTTATCGAAATTTCCCGCAGGTATTTATTTTATTGAACTTGAAAACAACGAAGCAAAAATTTCTAGGAAAATTGTTATTTTGGAAAAATGA